In one Pygocentrus nattereri isolate fPygNat1 chromosome 21, fPygNat1.pri, whole genome shotgun sequence genomic region, the following are encoded:
- the LOC119261912 gene encoding opioid growth factor receptor-like, translating to MLDFYGIKLLDENKGKVGHAENWRERFENLNRNTQHNLGLTRILKCLGILGFEHYQAPLVHFFHTETLVVNRGLPRVKRSVLDYFMCSVLNTSERKQLIRFTFKMFEPKYEFVWCLKRIQMRF from the exons ATGCTGGACTTCTATGGCATAAAGCTGCTGGATGAGAATAAAGGTAAAGTGGGACATGCAGAAAACTGGAGAGAGCGATTTGAGAACCTAAACAG aaacacacagcacaacCTCGGGCTCACCCGCATTCTGAAGTGTCTGGGCATCCTGGGATTTGAGCACTACCAGGCTCCTCTGGTCCACTTCTTCCACACGGAGACTCTGGTGGTGAACAGAGGACTTCCCAGAGTGAAGCGGAGTGTTCTAGACTACTTTATGTGCTCTGTTCTGAACACGTCAGAGAGAAAACAACTGATCAGATTCACCTTCAAGATGTTTGAGCCAAAGTATGAATTTGTGTGGTGTCTTAAAAGGATTCAAATGCGTTTTTGA